The Frondihabitans australicus genome includes a region encoding these proteins:
- a CDS encoding SDR family NAD(P)-dependent oxidoreductase: MTRELAGTRAFITGGGTGIGRESALALAALGSHVTVAGRTMATLDETVDTITAAGGSAEAVQCDVSDEASARAAVEAAAGRDGRLDFAVNSAGVSGGDDLRPLGEYDTAQFDRMVAIDLRGTFLAMKYEIRAMEKNGHGSIVNIASGAGLVGVPGFAGYAAAKHGQVGLTKAAALDYGTKGIRVNAIAAGLVDTPLVATGRSPEVMAARIAAHPIGRIGRPEEIADAVVWLCSNRSSFVTGTAIPVDGGYVAR; encoded by the coding sequence ATGACCCGCGAACTGGCAGGCACGCGCGCCTTCATCACCGGAGGCGGCACCGGCATCGGGCGCGAGTCTGCGCTCGCCCTCGCAGCTCTCGGCAGCCACGTCACCGTGGCCGGCCGCACCATGGCGACCCTCGACGAGACCGTCGACACGATCACCGCTGCGGGCGGTTCCGCCGAGGCGGTCCAGTGCGACGTCTCCGACGAAGCATCGGCCCGCGCCGCCGTCGAAGCCGCGGCAGGGCGGGATGGCAGGCTGGACTTTGCGGTGAACAGCGCCGGCGTCTCGGGTGGAGACGACCTGCGTCCGCTCGGCGAGTACGACACGGCCCAGTTCGACCGGATGGTGGCGATCGACCTCCGCGGCACGTTCCTGGCGATGAAGTACGAGATCCGCGCGATGGAGAAGAACGGTCACGGCTCGATCGTGAACATCGCCTCCGGCGCCGGCCTCGTCGGCGTGCCGGGGTTCGCCGGCTACGCCGCCGCGAAGCACGGGCAGGTCGGCCTCACCAAAGCCGCAGCACTCGACTACGGCACCAAGGGCATCCGCGTGAACGCGATCGCCGCGGGCCTCGTCGACACTCCACTGGTCGCGACCGGCAGGTCACCCGAGGTCATGGCGGCCAGGATCGCGGCACACCCGATCGGCCGAATCGGACGGCCCGAGGAGATCGCCGACGCCGTCGTGTGGTTGTGCTCGAACCGGTCGAGCTTCGTCACCGGCACGGCGATCCCCGTGGACGGCGGGTATGTCGCCCGCTGA
- a CDS encoding VOC family protein, whose amino-acid sequence MSPADRPAPEPGALRAAQADHIAISVASLSRSAAFYEGLGFQQVQTTDFAPAPVRSTVLVNASGLRIELIEHGRSHGSAVAESPMDAALEQGLGHVALRVDDVDGALEACLASGATTVAAPGLTSRGDAGFAYLADLDGTVIELVGPPAADPPAAGRETDRLRTP is encoded by the coding sequence ATGTCGCCCGCTGACCGGCCAGCCCCGGAGCCCGGGGCACTGCGAGCGGCTCAGGCAGACCACATCGCGATCTCCGTCGCGAGCCTGAGCCGCTCCGCGGCGTTCTACGAAGGGCTCGGCTTCCAGCAGGTCCAGACCACGGACTTCGCCCCCGCTCCCGTCCGCTCCACCGTCCTCGTCAACGCGTCGGGACTCCGCATCGAGCTGATCGAGCACGGCCGGTCGCACGGCTCCGCTGTCGCCGAATCACCGATGGACGCAGCGCTCGAGCAGGGCCTCGGCCACGTCGCGCTCCGTGTCGACGACGTCGACGGGGCCCTCGAGGCGTGCCTGGCGTCCGGGGCGACCACCGTCGCCGCGCCCGGACTCACCTCACGAGGCGACGCCGGATTCGCCTATCTCGCCGACCTCGACGGGACGGTCATCGAGCTCGTAGGCCCTCCAGCAGCAGATCCACCAGCCGCCGGCCGAGAGACGGATCGCCTTCGTACTCCGTGA